CCCTTAGCTGGTTTGGTAATTTTCCACCCTAACAAGATAGCAATGAACCCTATAATTATAAGAAGATATAACGTCGGAACAAAACTTCCTAGATAATCATGAAGAAATCCAATTATGAACGGGCCGACTGCACCGATCATATATCCGATTGCTTGAGTCATTGCTGACCAAGTACTTGCTTCCATAGGGGAAGATGCCATATCTAATGGTAACAACAAAGTTAGCGACACCAGACCACCGGCACCAACTCCTAAACATATACTTGAAACAATAGGTGTTACGTTTGTAAAACATAAAAGAGATAAACCAATTATTATACTTAAGGTAAAGGCTGTAATCCAAAACCTTCTGCTCGGTAGCACTTTTAAAAGACTAGGTAATAAAAGCGTAGCTGGTAGCTGTGCAATCATAGCGATTGTACCTACAAGACCACCAAATGCTGGCGTCCACCCTTTTTCCTCTACAATGGCTGGTAGCCATGCTGCAAAACAATAAAATAGAAGAGTTACAATCCCTACAAAAGAAGTTAATAGCCAGGCTTTTTTATTTTTTAACGGTAAAGAAACCTTCGTCTTTTGTGAAAAATTACTCGCAGGAATACGAGATTGTTTTATCACCACAAGCCAAAGTGGAATAGCGAGTAGCGCAAGAATACTCCAAAATGCTAATCCATTTTTCCATGAATGATTGAACCAGTGTTGAAGTGGTGTCGTTAGCCCAATAGAAATAGATGCACCCACTACCATTGAAGTAGAGTATATGCCTATCATCGATGCTGCCTTGTCTGGAAAATGACTTTTAATGAAACCAGAAAGCAAAGGGCTTACAACACCAATTCCTGCACCAATTAATAAAGCCGTTATTAACAGGTAAATTGAGGAATTTGTAAAGGCCCTTAGAAACGTTGCAATACCTATGCAAGTTATAGCAAAAGTAATCATCTTCTCTGGTTGATAGCGATTTGCTAAACGACCAGCAAATAACGAACAAAAACCAAAACATACTAAAGGAATGGAAGTGAGCAAACTAGCTAAAGTTGAACTCATACCTAAATCCTTCGTTATTCCATGCAATACTGGGCTAACTGAAGTTAGACCCGGCCTAAGGTTAAATGCAGCTAGTATAAGTGCAAGTAGAAACAATTTATGACGATTGACCATACTAATTACCTCCGGTTGATTTCTTGAAGTTTAATTCTCTTTTATGGTACATTAGGTTCCAACATAAATAAAATGCATATTAATTATATGGAATATAACAAAATTGATATGACAAAATCACAAATTCAACTTATTGTTC
The genomic region above belongs to Priestia megaterium and contains:
- a CDS encoding MFS transporter — its product is MVNRHKLFLLALILAAFNLRPGLTSVSPVLHGITKDLGMSSTLASLLTSIPLVCFGFCSLFAGRLANRYQPEKMITFAITCIGIATFLRAFTNSSIYLLITALLIGAGIGVVSPLLSGFIKSHFPDKAASMIGIYSTSMVVGASISIGLTTPLQHWFNHSWKNGLAFWSILALLAIPLWLVVIKQSRIPASNFSQKTKVSLPLKNKKAWLLTSFVGIVTLLFYCFAAWLPAIVEEKGWTPAFGGLVGTIAMIAQLPATLLLPSLLKVLPSRRFWITAFTLSIIIGLSLLCFTNVTPIVSSICLGVGAGGLVSLTLLLPLDMASSPMEASTWSAMTQAIGYMIGAVGPFIIGFLHDYLGSFVPTLYLLIIIGFIAILLGWKITKPAKGKAEGLPVK